Genomic window (Polaribacter batillariae):
TTCCGAATTTTAAAGCCATTTCTGGGTAAATATAACAGCCAGCATCTTTTAATTCTTTTTTTACACTTTTACTTAAAGAATAACTTCCAATAGCATCGTATAAAATTCTTACTTCGACATTTTCTTTTCTTTTTTGAAGTAACAATTCTTTAATTTCTGAAAATATTTTTCCGTTTTCTATAATGTAATATTGTAAATGAATAAAGTGTTTTGCGTTTTTTATCGCTTCGGAAAGTGCTTTAAAAGTTTCTTTTCCATTTTTTAAAACGGTTACTTTATTTTTTGTTTTTAGGGGAATGTTGGTGTTGTTATAGACTAAAGAAGATATTTTTTTTGCTTTTATAGAGTCTAAAACTTCTAAATGTTTCTCTTTTTTATCTTCGAAAGATTTTTTTATGTAATTCTTGCGTTTTTTGGTTTCTTTTAGTTCAAAAAACTTTAGTTTTCTTCTGTTAATTCCAAAAAGGGTAAACGCAAAAACGCCTAAAAAGGGAAAAAAGAAAGTAATTAAAATCCAACTTAAAGATTTAGAAGGTTTTACGCCAAAATATAAAATATTGTAAAATGCCCAACTAAATAAAAGGAAATGAACACAAAAAAGAACATAATAAATAGTCATATTTTTTTCTTTAAATTTTCTTAATCATCCATACATTACAAGAATAATGGCCTGTATTTCCCATTGGTTTTTCTAGATTTACAAAACCATTTTTTTTATAAAGTTTGGTAGCAGCTTTCATATATGGCATGGTTTCTAAATAACAATTTTTAAAACCTTTTTCTTGGGCTTTTTGCAAGCATTTGGCAATTAATTTGCTTCCTAAGCCTATGCCTCTTGCAATCGGTAAAAAATACATTTTTTGAAGCTCGCAAATGTTTTTTTCGCCATTGTTTAATTGTGCAATGCCTGCACCACCCACAACTTTATTTTGGTGTTCTACGACAAAATAGGCACTTTTTTCTTTTTGAAAATTCTCGAACATAGCATCAGTGGCTTTATCTTCGTAAGCAGTACCCGTTTTAGGAGCTCCCATTTCTACAATTACGCTTCTAATAACACTGGCAAGTTGCAAGTTGTCTTCGGGTTTGATTTCTCTTATGATAAAATCTTTAATTGTCATTTATTACCTTATTTTTGCAAGAGCAAGTTACCTATTTTTTAGAATTTTAAGATGAAAAAACTACTATATTTTACAAGTTTAATTTTTTTATTTGTTGGGTGTTCAGTTCAAAAAGAGCCTGTTTTTATAAAAGTCGATCATGTAAAAATCTTTAGTTTTACCAGAGATACTATAAAACTAAAAGCAGATGCTTTTTTTGAAAATCCTAATGATGTAAGTGGAAAAATTACGACAAAAGATATTAAAGTTTTTGTAAACGAAGTAGAGGTTGCAGAGATTTTTTCAGAAGAATTTAAAGTACCTGCAAGAAACGAATTTTCAATTCCTTTAATTGCGCATATTCCTACAAAAAACCTTTTAAACACTCATAAAAAGGGTACTTTAGGTGGGTTGTTAAATTCTTTAATTTCTAACAAAATAAACGTAAAAATTAAAGGGAAATTAAAATATGTAGTTTTTGGTTTTACCAAAGAGTTTTTAGTTGATAAAACAC
Coding sequences:
- a CDS encoding GNAT family N-acetyltransferase → MTIKDFIIREIKPEDNLQLASVIRSVIVEMGAPKTGTAYEDKATDAMFENFQKEKSAYFVVEHQNKVVGGAGIAQLNNGEKNICELQKMYFLPIARGIGLGSKLIAKCLQKAQEKGFKNCYLETMPYMKAATKLYKKNGFVNLEKPMGNTGHYSCNVWMIKKI
- a CDS encoding LEA type 2 family protein; this translates as MKKLLYFTSLIFLFVGCSVQKEPVFIKVDHVKIFSFTRDTIKLKADAFFENPNDVSGKITTKDIKVFVNEVEVAEIFSEEFKVPARNEFSIPLIAHIPTKNLLNTHKKGTLGGLLNSLISNKINVKIKGKLKYVVFGFTKEFLVDKTQEIKIKL